In one window of Nesterenkonia sandarakina DNA:
- a CDS encoding AAA family ATPase, whose translation MGRCSVVTMGRLGVDHIAAVEGLQGPVSIDRRCADLPELIAVCRAGRADAALIIGDTDQLTATVLHELQGEGRNVVVISHIAQERGRLQRLGVRSFPDEVSASDLALALRGVQAAEDADPGSAGPTPGLSSGFPYAAAQVHHRREHPSPEQSSPEPFLPERPSPAARRDAMADGRNAAPAETAISAETPASAGAAAARETAEAAETTQARTAAESRITAESRSTAAAVAATGTVTTTETRAAVGLGDLHGAALASGSGSAGGITVVWGAPGSPGRSTVAVNLAAELALHGSSVLLLDADTVAASLVAQLGLMEETAGLARVCRAADLGRLDVAAMHAATTVVQIGGVRLDLLSGLPRSQRWPELRERSLTAVLELVRVHYEHVIIDVAAPVEEDEELSFDTAAPQRNAATLACLRLAERLLVVGAADPVNFPRLVKAVEALDPSLGGVPGVQPEVVINKVRSEVIGRSPRDQLSQTWLRIGPDAPIAAFLPWDPAGCDAALLTGQILAEAAPNSPLRRGIARLAGVDLPVRRRGLLRSGRR comes from the coding sequence TCATCGGGGACACCGATCAGCTCACCGCCACGGTGCTCCACGAGCTCCAGGGGGAGGGTCGGAACGTCGTCGTCATCTCGCACATCGCCCAGGAGCGGGGGCGCCTGCAGCGACTCGGTGTGCGCAGCTTCCCCGACGAGGTCAGCGCATCGGATCTGGCACTGGCCCTGAGGGGAGTCCAGGCAGCCGAAGACGCAGATCCGGGTTCGGCCGGTCCCACGCCGGGTCTCAGCAGCGGTTTTCCCTATGCGGCAGCCCAGGTGCACCACCGCCGCGAACACCCGAGCCCAGAACAGTCCAGCCCAGAACCGTTCCTTCCTGAGCGGCCCAGCCCCGCGGCGCGCCGCGACGCGATGGCAGACGGTCGCAATGCTGCGCCAGCCGAGACCGCGATTTCAGCCGAGACCCCAGCATCGGCAGGGGCGGCCGCGGCGAGAGAGACGGCTGAGGCAGCAGAGACCACCCAGGCCAGAACCGCGGCAGAGTCCAGAATCACGGCAGAGTCCAGATCCACGGCAGCGGCGGTAGCCGCGACAGGGACCGTCACCACGACGGAGACCCGTGCCGCCGTGGGGCTCGGGGATCTCCACGGTGCGGCGTTGGCGAGCGGGTCCGGCAGCGCCGGTGGGATCACTGTGGTCTGGGGTGCCCCGGGCAGCCCCGGCCGCAGCACCGTGGCGGTGAACCTGGCAGCCGAGCTGGCCCTGCACGGGAGCTCAGTGCTGCTGCTCGACGCCGATACGGTGGCGGCGTCGCTGGTGGCCCAGCTGGGTCTGATGGAGGAGACCGCCGGCCTGGCACGGGTCTGCCGAGCCGCTGACCTGGGCCGGCTCGACGTCGCCGCGATGCACGCTGCCACCACGGTGGTCCAGATCGGCGGCGTCCGGCTGGACCTGCTCTCCGGGCTCCCGCGCTCCCAGCGCTGGCCGGAGCTGCGGGAGCGCAGCCTCACCGCGGTGCTCGAACTGGTCCGCGTCCACTACGAGCATGTGATCATCGACGTGGCAGCCCCGGTGGAGGAGGACGAGGAGCTCAGCTTCGACACCGCAGCGCCGCAGCGCAACGCGGCGACCCTGGCCTGCCTGCGCCTGGCTGAGAGGCTGCTCGTCGTCGGCGCGGCGGATCCGGTGAACTTTCCGCGCCTGGTCAAGGCGGTCGAGGCCCTTGATCCCAGCCTCGGCGGCGTCCCGGGGGTCCAGCCGGAGGTGGTCATCAACAAGGTGCGCAGCGAGGTGATAGGACGTTCCCCGCGGGACCAGCTCAGTCAGACCTGGCTGCGGATCGGCCCGGACGCGCCGATCGCGGCGTTCCTGCCCTGGGACCCGGCCGGCTGCGATGCCGCCCTGCTGACCGGGCAGATCCTGGCCGAGGCGGCCCCGAACTCGCCGCTGCGCCGGGGCATCGCACGGTTGGCCGGCGTCGATCTTCCGGTGCGCCGGCGCGGCCTGCTCCGCAGCGGCAGACGGTAG